One genomic region from Aneurinibacillus sp. REN35 encodes:
- a CDS encoding ABC transporter permease, with protein sequence MFLIRKSVRVLSLLFAICLISFLLIKSSPIDPIQAYVGADMMRVSPEQRQQIVEYWGLNQPIMQQFLHWASAALHGDLGTSMIFRRPVADIISERFFSSLALMTVAWMLSGVIGFTLGVVAAMKKNTWVDRCITWYCYTLAATPTFWMGLLLLIVFAVWLQWFPIGMGVPAGILAEDVTLTDRMKHLILPALTLSIVGVAPIALHTRQKLMDVLASDYVLFARAKGEQGLILFWRHGLRNVALPAITLQFTAFSELFGGAVLAEQVFSYPGLGQATVEAGLRGDVPLLLGLVIFSALFVFTGNLLADLLYRVIDPRMRGGQSV encoded by the coding sequence ATGTTTTTGATAAGGAAGAGCGTCCGGGTCCTCTCTCTGCTCTTCGCTATCTGTCTAATTTCATTTTTGCTTATCAAGAGCTCGCCCATCGATCCGATTCAAGCCTATGTGGGAGCCGATATGATGCGGGTCAGTCCTGAGCAGCGCCAACAGATAGTTGAATATTGGGGGCTTAATCAACCAATCATGCAGCAATTTCTTCACTGGGCATCCGCCGCATTGCATGGCGATCTTGGCACATCCATGATTTTTCGCCGTCCTGTAGCAGATATCATCAGCGAACGATTCTTTAGCTCTCTGGCCCTTATGACTGTGGCATGGATGTTATCAGGAGTGATCGGATTTACTCTTGGGGTCGTAGCGGCCATGAAAAAAAACACCTGGGTCGACCGATGTATTACATGGTACTGCTATACGCTGGCTGCCACGCCTACATTTTGGATGGGTCTCCTTCTGCTTATTGTTTTTGCTGTATGGCTGCAGTGGTTCCCCATTGGCATGGGAGTACCGGCCGGCATACTCGCGGAGGATGTCACCCTCACGGATCGGATGAAGCACCTGATCCTGCCTGCTTTGACATTAAGCATCGTCGGCGTGGCTCCGATAGCGCTTCATACAAGACAAAAGCTTATGGATGTATTGGCCAGCGACTATGTATTGTTTGCCCGGGCAAAAGGCGAGCAGGGACTGATTTTGTTTTGGCGACATGGCTTGCGCAACGTAGCGCTGCCAGCCATTACGCTGCAATTTACGGCTTTTAGTGAACTTTTTGGCGGTGCTGTGCTGGCTGAACAGGTATTTTCTTATCCGGGGCTCGGTCAGGCTACGGTGGAAGCGGGTCTGCGGGGAGATGTTCCCCTCCTGCTCGGCCTTGTTATCTTTAGTGCTCTGTTTGTATTTACGGGAAATCTGCTGGCGGATTTGCTCTATCGCGTCATCGATCCAAGAATGAGAGGGGGACAGTCTGTATGA
- a CDS encoding ABC transporter ATP-binding protein — protein sequence MSILEVRDLSVSFRQYTGGLRHKTNKVITNLAITMNQGEILAVVGASGSGKSLLAHAILGILPEHAKVSGTIIYRGEELTPARQAAVRGREIALVPQSVNFLDPLMRVGAQVRTSVHTGDAAAAQRKVFARYHLDPEVETMYPFQLSGGMARRVLVSTAMVSGAKVIIADEPTPGLDPVVIREALGYFRELADNGSAVMLITHDIESALHIADTIAVFYAGTTVEIAPAADFIGKGASLRHPYTQALWNALPQNDFTPIPGSQPLPNALPPGCLFEPRCERATPECAAAQPELRELHGGMVRCIHAS from the coding sequence ATGTCTATCCTTGAAGTGCGTGATTTGTCAGTGTCTTTCCGTCAGTATACGGGCGGGCTTCGACATAAAACCAATAAAGTCATCACCAATCTTGCTATTACAATGAATCAAGGAGAAATTCTCGCTGTAGTCGGCGCTAGCGGTTCGGGAAAGAGCCTGCTGGCACATGCAATCCTTGGGATTTTGCCGGAGCATGCAAAAGTCAGCGGCACCATTATATATCGCGGTGAAGAGCTTACCCCTGCCAGGCAGGCTGCCGTGCGGGGCAGGGAGATTGCGCTCGTTCCGCAATCCGTTAACTTTCTGGACCCATTAATGCGTGTAGGTGCACAAGTTCGGACATCGGTGCATACTGGGGATGCGGCGGCTGCACAGAGAAAAGTCTTTGCGCGATATCATTTAGATCCCGAAGTGGAGACAATGTATCCCTTTCAGCTTTCAGGGGGCATGGCCCGCCGGGTACTCGTCTCCACAGCTATGGTCAGCGGCGCAAAGGTCATTATTGCGGACGAGCCAACGCCCGGCCTCGATCCGGTTGTCATCCGGGAAGCCCTCGGCTATTTTCGGGAGCTGGCTGATAACGGAAGCGCCGTTATGCTCATTACGCATGATATCGAATCCGCGCTTCACATTGCAGATACAATTGCTGTGTTCTATGCCGGAACCACCGTTGAAATAGCACCTGCGGCTGATTTCATAGGCAAAGGGGCCTCATTGCGGCATCCATATACCCAGGCGTTGTGGAACGCACTGCCCCAAAATGATTTTACCCCCATCCCAGGTTCCCAGCCCCTGCCGAATGCACTGCCCCCCGGTTGTTTATTTGAACCGCGCTGCGAGAGAGCGACACCTGAATGCGCTGCGGCACAGCCGGAATTGCGAGAGTTGCACGGTGGAATGGTGAGGTGTATCCATGCTTCTTGA
- the nikR gene encoding nickel-responsive transcriptional regulator NikR, producing the protein MSDSTLKRFGVSMDETLLKEFDEMIKRKGYENRSEAVRDLVRDALVKQSSADDEQDVAGSILLFYDHHQSDLMQEITHIQHTMHHAILATTHFHLDSHHCLELIVVKGKAGELRACSDQMISIKGVKYGKFTVAPLK; encoded by the coding sequence ATGTCAGATTCAACCTTAAAGCGCTTTGGCGTTTCCATGGATGAAACGTTATTGAAGGAATTTGATGAAATGATCAAGCGTAAAGGATATGAGAACCGATCCGAAGCCGTGCGTGATTTGGTACGTGATGCGCTGGTTAAACAGTCCTCTGCGGATGATGAGCAGGATGTAGCAGGGAGCATTCTGCTGTTTTATGATCATCACCAAAGTGACCTTATGCAGGAGATTACACATATTCAGCATACGATGCACCATGCCATTCTAGCCACCACACACTTTCATCTTGATTCTCATCACTGTCTGGAGTTGATTGTTGTGAAAGGGAAGGCGGGGGAGCTTCGTGCGTGCAGTGACCAGATGATCAGCATCAAAGGAGTAAAATACGGAAAGTTTACGGTAGCTCCTCTTAAGTAG
- a CDS encoding carboxymuconolactone decarboxylase family protein → MREDSLYRRSYFDRIAELGTLVPESFQAFMEFDKQALRPGLLSGKVKELIAIAVAHITGCPYCIEVHVTNSKRLDVTKEEMAEAIMVATALKAGSALAHSVNALNAYDNRSDDELYRSAYFQRMSELASLQADEFSAFLAFDQMALQDGVIGRREKELIAVACAHVTGCPYCIDLHTKAAKKEGISIEELAEAIMVATALKAGSALAHSVNAMQAYGRVEQIES, encoded by the coding sequence ATGAGAGAAGATAGTTTATATCGGCGTTCATATTTTGATAGAATTGCTGAATTGGGGACACTTGTACCGGAGTCGTTCCAAGCATTTATGGAATTCGATAAGCAGGCACTGCGACCGGGTCTTCTTTCTGGGAAGGTAAAAGAATTAATTGCGATTGCAGTTGCCCATATTACCGGCTGCCCGTATTGTATTGAAGTACACGTTACGAACAGCAAGCGCCTTGATGTCACCAAGGAAGAGATGGCGGAGGCTATTATGGTGGCGACTGCATTAAAAGCAGGATCAGCGCTTGCACACAGTGTCAATGCGCTGAACGCCTATGACAATCGGTCGGATGATGAGCTGTATCGAAGCGCCTATTTTCAGCGTATGTCTGAGCTTGCGTCGCTGCAGGCGGACGAGTTCTCCGCATTCCTTGCTTTTGATCAAATGGCACTTCAAGATGGCGTGATTGGGCGCAGAGAAAAGGAATTGATTGCGGTTGCGTGTGCACATGTTACGGGTTGCCCGTACTGCATTGACCTCCATACGAAGGCGGCCAAAAAAGAAGGTATAAGCATTGAGGAGCTTGCGGAAGCGATTATGGTAGCCACGGCACTTAAAGCCGGGTCTGCCCTTGCGCATAGTGTCAATGCAATGCAGGCGTATGGGAGAGTGGAGCAGATCGAGAGCTAG
- the larC gene encoding nickel pincer cofactor biosynthesis protein LarC has product MKTLYFDCISGISGDMSLAALIDLGADLSYIVDHLKKLPIDPFEIEVRPIIKCGIAAKKVHIHFPASDHHHEHSHDHEHHHHHEHSHNHEHHHHHEHSHDHEHHHHHEHSHDHEHRSAADILAMIAQSELPPRVKERSLAIFQEIAIAEGKIHGIDPASVHFHEVGAMDSIIDTIGVCLALESLGIDELYASPVPTGYGKKRMAHGLYPIPAPATLELLKGIPLAELHVKGELTTPTGAGILRALVKDFIHPGAFTVEHIGYGAGEKEFDHPNVLRALLITPPERNNKTNNTTAQRERESVIVLEAQLDDMTGEGLGYAMERLFSAGALDVFYTPVYMKKNRPGTLITVLTSLELADQCESALLAETSTLGVRRSVWTRTILERRFVIVDTPYGQIQVKQAFMGDDKLHQAPEYEDVARAARKHQVPFQEVYQHAMKS; this is encoded by the coding sequence GTGAAAACTCTTTATTTTGACTGTATATCCGGAATTTCAGGGGATATGTCATTGGCTGCACTGATCGATCTGGGAGCGGATCTATCCTATATCGTGGATCATTTGAAGAAATTACCCATTGATCCATTCGAAATCGAGGTTCGTCCCATTATCAAGTGCGGCATTGCCGCAAAGAAAGTACATATCCATTTTCCGGCATCCGATCATCATCATGAACACAGCCACGACCATGAGCATCACCATCATCACGAACACAGTCACAACCATGAGCACCACCATCATCACGAACACAGCCACGACCATGAGCACCATCATCATCACGAACACAGCCATGACCATGAGCACCGAAGTGCGGCTGACATTTTAGCGATGATCGCGCAAAGCGAACTTCCACCAAGAGTTAAGGAGCGCAGTCTAGCGATTTTTCAGGAAATTGCCATTGCTGAGGGCAAAATTCACGGAATTGACCCGGCCAGCGTCCATTTCCATGAGGTTGGGGCGATGGATTCGATTATTGATACCATCGGGGTCTGCTTAGCGCTTGAAAGCTTGGGCATTGATGAGCTGTATGCGTCGCCAGTGCCTACTGGGTATGGGAAAAAGAGGATGGCGCATGGTCTCTATCCGATTCCTGCCCCGGCTACGCTGGAGCTGCTGAAGGGAATTCCGCTTGCTGAATTACATGTCAAGGGTGAATTGACGACGCCGACGGGTGCCGGAATTTTACGGGCGCTTGTGAAAGACTTCATCCATCCCGGAGCTTTTACTGTGGAGCATATCGGATATGGAGCCGGGGAGAAAGAATTTGATCACCCTAATGTCCTAAGAGCGCTGCTCATTACACCGCCTGAGCGAAATAATAAAACAAACAATACAACGGCGCAGCGAGAGCGGGAATCGGTGATTGTGCTGGAAGCGCAGCTGGATGATATGACAGGGGAAGGGCTGGGGTATGCGATGGAGCGTTTGTTCTCCGCAGGTGCCCTCGACGTTTTTTATACACCGGTCTATATGAAAAAAAATCGGCCGGGTACGCTGATCACCGTTTTAACATCCCTGGAATTAGCTGACCAGTGCGAGAGTGCTTTGCTGGCGGAGACAAGCACGCTCGGTGTTCGCAGAAGCGTCTGGACCCGCACTATTCTTGAGCGGAGGTTTGTCATAGTCGATACTCCTTATGGACAAATCCAGGTAAAGCAGGCATTTATGGGAGATGACAAGCTGCATCAAGCCCCGGAATATGAGGATGTGGCGAGGGCTGCCAGAAAGCACCAGGTTCCGTTCCAAGAGGTGTATCAGCACGCTATGAAATCATAA
- a CDS encoding glycerate kinase family protein, which yields MKIVIAPDSFKGSISAQEASLAIEQGIKRVLPDAKTVLVPVADGGEGTMDSLVAATNGKMIEHSVTGPLHTPVHAAYGILGDQETCVIEMASASGLCLVPVEQRNPLLTTTYGTGELIKRALDAGCRRFILAIGGSATNDGGCGMLQALGMRLLDKNGVDIGFGGGELTRIAEINDEDFDPRIAQSEFLIAADVQNPLIGPHGAAYVFGPQKGATPEMVERLDDALTHWANLIESKTGIRLHERPGAGAAGGIGGAFQAFFPGGMKRGIDMIIEHTALGEKLDGAALVFTGEGQIDFQTASGKTPMGVAQEAQKQGIPVIVLAGSIGSGIHTLYEHGIHSVHSIVTAPMTLEEAIERAAELLSFTAEQVLRTYLASSGYDQPHGEAAEYAD from the coding sequence ATGAAAATTGTGATTGCGCCGGATTCTTTTAAAGGAAGTATATCCGCCCAAGAAGCATCCTTGGCGATTGAACAGGGAATCAAAAGGGTTCTTCCCGATGCAAAAACCGTTCTAGTGCCTGTAGCGGACGGTGGGGAAGGAACTATGGACAGTCTCGTGGCGGCTACGAATGGCAAAATGATCGAACACAGCGTTACCGGTCCCTTGCATACCCCGGTACATGCTGCCTACGGTATTCTCGGAGATCAAGAGACCTGCGTGATTGAGATGGCCAGCGCATCAGGACTGTGCCTTGTTCCGGTTGAACAGCGAAACCCTCTGCTCACGACAACATACGGAACTGGGGAGCTGATCAAAAGGGCGCTGGATGCCGGTTGCAGGCGGTTTATTCTTGCCATTGGCGGAAGCGCTACCAATGATGGAGGGTGCGGCATGCTGCAGGCTCTTGGCATGCGGCTGCTTGATAAAAACGGAGTTGATATTGGGTTTGGTGGAGGCGAGCTGACGCGCATTGCTGAAATCAATGATGAAGATTTTGACCCGCGCATTGCCCAGTCGGAATTTTTAATTGCAGCGGATGTTCAAAATCCGCTGATCGGCCCGCATGGTGCCGCCTATGTTTTTGGCCCGCAAAAAGGGGCCACGCCGGAAATGGTGGAAAGGCTGGATGATGCCCTAACACATTGGGCAAACCTTATCGAATCAAAGACAGGCATCCGGCTTCATGAAAGACCGGGCGCCGGAGCAGCAGGAGGAATTGGCGGAGCATTCCAAGCCTTTTTTCCCGGGGGAATGAAGCGGGGAATCGATATGATCATTGAACATACTGCGCTTGGTGAAAAGCTGGATGGAGCAGCGCTCGTTTTTACAGGGGAAGGACAAATCGATTTTCAAACCGCATCAGGAAAGACGCCAATGGGCGTAGCGCAGGAAGCACAGAAACAGGGAATTCCGGTTATCGTTCTGGCCGGCTCTATCGGGTCCGGGATTCACACGCTATATGAGCATGGCATTCACAGCGTTCATAGCATCGTTACTGCTCCGATGACATTGGAGGAAGCGATAGAGAGAGCGGCGGAACTGCTGTCATTTACCGCAGAGCAAGTTCTGCGTACGTACCTGGCATCGTCCGGGTACGATCAACCACATGGGGAGGCTGCAGAGTATGCAGATTAA
- a CDS encoding ABC transporter ATP-binding protein, protein MLLEAHNIGFGYEKGAWTFRGVNLTLAPGEVVGLMGPSGCGKTTFGRILAGYEQPQEGRVMLTGYSPASSYQCVQMVFQHPEKAVNGRWRMHRILTEGGTPDEELLASLGIEEEWLRRWPNELSGGELQRFCVARALGPKTRFLIADEMTTMLDAITQAQIWHAVLALASKRNIGVLVISHEQHLLQRICDKIIDFRQLQHRADATALSSN, encoded by the coding sequence ATGCTTCTTGAAGCACACAATATCGGATTTGGTTATGAGAAAGGTGCATGGACATTCCGGGGGGTGAATCTAACGCTTGCACCTGGAGAAGTAGTCGGTCTTATGGGGCCGAGCGGGTGCGGAAAGACGACCTTCGGACGCATACTTGCAGGCTATGAGCAGCCGCAGGAGGGTCGTGTTATGCTTACCGGTTATTCGCCGGCATCCAGCTATCAATGCGTCCAAATGGTATTTCAGCATCCTGAGAAAGCAGTAAATGGACGCTGGCGCATGCATCGTATTCTTACTGAAGGCGGCACGCCCGATGAAGAGTTGCTTGCCTCGCTGGGCATTGAAGAGGAATGGCTGCGGCGTTGGCCAAACGAACTGTCCGGCGGAGAGCTGCAGCGCTTCTGTGTGGCACGGGCATTGGGACCGAAAACAAGGTTTCTTATTGCTGATGAGATGACGACAATGCTTGATGCGATTACCCAAGCCCAGATCTGGCATGCCGTTCTTGCTCTCGCCTCAAAGCGAAATATCGGAGTGCTTGTAATCAGCCATGAACAGCACCTTTTACAGCGGATTTGCGACAAAATTATCGACTTTAGGCAATTACAGCACAGAGCCGATGCCACAGCGCTATCATCTAACTAA
- a CDS encoding ABC transporter substrate-binding protein, with protein MAVAGLIFLNLFTACSPSLHKPTGTEQKQTEQNKQDLVLAVGSEPEAGFDPTTGWGRYGSPLFQSTLLKRDNNLAIVNDLATGYEVSPDGKVWTVKLRNHVKFSDGKPLSAADVQYTFEKAAASGSVVDLHILQKVEALDPTTARFTLKEAQSTFINSLVTTGIVPKHVHGKDYAEKPIGSGPYQLVQWDKGQQLIVKANPEYYDTKPYFQKITFLFLQEDAAFAAAKAGSVDAAYIPASLSHQPIPGMRLEAVHSVDNRGMMFPSVKAGEKTKEGLPIGNDVTADPAIRKAINIAVDRQALVDGILEGYGTPAYTISDKLPWWNPDTVIKDADPEGARKILADAGWKDTNGDAILEKNTLQAKFTLLYPAGDVIRQSLAIAVADMIAPIGISIHVEGKSWDEIESLMHANAVLFGWGSHDPLEMYNLYNSKSAGVEHYNPGFYRNATVDQYMDKALAATNEKEAMNYWKKAQWDGKTGLSAKGDAPWAWLVNIDHVYVVKERLDIGNQRIHPHGHGWPVTDNIVEWKWNE; from the coding sequence ATGGCTGTGGCAGGCTTGATTTTTTTGAACCTCTTCACGGCGTGTTCCCCATCACTACATAAGCCAACTGGCACAGAACAGAAGCAGACCGAGCAAAACAAACAAGATCTGGTGCTCGCGGTTGGCTCCGAGCCTGAAGCCGGTTTTGACCCTACCACGGGGTGGGGACGGTATGGCTCTCCTCTATTCCAGAGCACCCTCCTGAAACGCGATAACAACCTGGCGATTGTAAATGATCTTGCAACCGGCTATGAAGTAAGCCCCGACGGCAAAGTATGGACGGTCAAACTCCGTAATCATGTGAAATTTTCGGATGGCAAACCCCTCAGCGCCGCTGATGTGCAGTATACCTTTGAAAAAGCAGCCGCGAGCGGCTCTGTGGTCGATCTCCATATTTTACAAAAAGTAGAGGCGCTAGACCCTACTACCGCACGGTTCACTTTAAAGGAAGCTCAATCAACTTTTATAAACAGCTTGGTTACAACAGGCATCGTACCTAAACATGTTCATGGAAAGGATTATGCGGAAAAACCCATTGGTTCGGGTCCTTACCAACTGGTGCAATGGGACAAGGGGCAGCAGCTGATCGTGAAGGCAAATCCGGAGTATTATGATACAAAGCCTTATTTTCAAAAAATCACATTTTTATTCTTACAGGAGGATGCTGCTTTTGCTGCTGCAAAAGCCGGGAGTGTCGATGCAGCGTATATTCCTGCCTCGCTTAGCCATCAGCCGATACCGGGAATGCGTCTAGAAGCTGTACACAGCGTAGATAACCGGGGAATGATGTTTCCTTCTGTAAAGGCCGGCGAAAAAACAAAAGAAGGGTTGCCGATCGGTAACGATGTGACAGCCGATCCGGCGATCCGCAAGGCCATTAATATAGCGGTCGATCGTCAGGCACTGGTGGATGGTATATTGGAAGGCTACGGAACACCGGCATACACGATAAGCGACAAGCTTCCCTGGTGGAATCCCGATACAGTCATTAAGGATGCAGATCCGGAAGGGGCGAGAAAAATCCTTGCCGATGCCGGATGGAAGGATACGAATGGAGATGCGATTCTCGAGAAAAATACGTTACAGGCAAAATTTACCCTCCTTTATCCAGCCGGCGATGTGATACGACAATCTCTGGCGATTGCCGTCGCGGACATGATAGCACCCATCGGAATTTCGATTCATGTCGAAGGAAAAAGCTGGGACGAGATAGAATCCTTGATGCATGCCAATGCTGTTCTATTTGGATGGGGTAGCCATGACCCGCTTGAAATGTATAATCTGTACAACAGCAAAAGTGCTGGTGTCGAGCACTATAATCCTGGTTTTTATCGTAATGCAACCGTCGATCAATACATGGATAAGGCGCTCGCTGCAACCAATGAAAAAGAGGCCATGAACTATTGGAAAAAAGCGCAATGGGACGGAAAAACAGGACTAAGCGCCAAAGGGGACGCACCATGGGCTTGGCTGGTAAACATTGATCACGTCTATGTAGTAAAGGAGCGCCTTGATATTGGAAACCAGCGAATTCATCCTCATGGACACGGCTGGCCTGTTACCGATAACATTGTGGAATGGAAATGGAATGAATAA
- a CDS encoding ABC transporter permease — protein sequence MNTMLKPDRKQPLSLLSKINRRQRTLFVTVSAAILLLGVLLGGLFISSEGLATNLSLRNAPPSLAHPFGTDWLGRDMLTRTLKGLVLSMGVGLLAAVCSTSIAIMLGMAAATMGKVVDSIITWLIDLFLSVPHLVALILIAFTLGGGFKGIVIGVALTHWPGLARIIRAEVMQLRSADFVQVSRHLGKSRWWIATRHILPHLVPQLLVGLLLLFPHAILHEAAVTFIGLGLSPHQPAIGIILSESMRYLSIGMWWLAFFPGLCLLIVVRTFHSIGENLGMLIDPHRAHH from the coding sequence ATGAATACCATGCTAAAACCAGACAGGAAACAACCCCTTTCTCTTCTGTCAAAGATAAATCGCAGACAGCGAACCCTGTTTGTCACCGTTTCTGCCGCTATATTACTGCTGGGTGTCTTGCTGGGCGGCTTGTTCATCAGCAGCGAAGGCCTTGCAACGAATTTGTCCCTGCGCAATGCGCCTCCCTCTCTCGCTCATCCCTTTGGCACCGACTGGCTTGGCCGGGATATGCTGACCCGTACTCTCAAGGGTCTTGTCTTAAGTATGGGGGTCGGCCTGCTCGCTGCGGTTTGCAGCACATCCATTGCGATTATGCTTGGGATGGCAGCAGCAACTATGGGAAAAGTCGTAGACAGTATCATTACTTGGCTGATCGATCTTTTTTTGAGTGTTCCGCACCTTGTGGCCCTTATTCTCATTGCCTTTACACTCGGTGGAGGGTTTAAAGGGATCGTCATCGGCGTGGCCCTTACCCATTGGCCAGGCCTGGCCCGGATTATCCGGGCGGAGGTCATGCAGCTGCGCTCTGCTGATTTTGTTCAGGTGTCCCGTCATCTTGGCAAATCGCGCTGGTGGATAGCAACAAGACATATTCTGCCCCATCTTGTTCCCCAATTGTTGGTCGGTCTCTTACTGCTATTCCCTCATGCCATTTTACATGAAGCGGCGGTTACCTTTATTGGCCTGGGCTTATCCCCCCACCAGCCTGCTATTGGAATCATTCTGTCAGAGTCCATGCGCTACCTGTCGATCGGCATGTGGTGGCTGGCATTTTTCCCCGGTCTTTGCCTGCTTATTGTCGTGCGGACCTTTCATAGTATTGGTGAAAATCTGGGAATGCTTATCGATCCTCATCGTGCTCATCATTAA
- a CDS encoding CdaR family transcriptional regulator, protein MLTEKIAGEIVRETMIRLNRNINIMDHTGTIIASGNPERINRLHEGALEVLLTGNPVIIHENSKNHWKGAEPGINLPIMFQERIIGVIGITGKPEEIAEFGELVKMITEMMISQSFLTSQSEWKQRVKELIFEELTAMQLKQESIEQRLALLNIRLGPPFQVALVELENNTLTNQELIERIEETLHNPHMLTGYVNGNRLFILASHLTEKAFIQKLQRMQSMLRYITIPFRIGLGTMKTAQEHIRLSLQEAKWALLLGKREQDLIQYTEIETKALINQIDEQAKQDYIERIAGSLSDRMLETLDVFFECNLHIGEAAKKLYIHRNTLIYRLKKIKQETGLNPQVFQDGVSLQLAVWICQLNKRGIQKNFFPLYDRAEKTE, encoded by the coding sequence TTGCTTACGGAGAAAATCGCAGGTGAGATTGTGCGCGAAACAATGATTCGTTTGAATCGTAATATTAACATTATGGATCATACCGGAACGATTATTGCGTCGGGGAATCCAGAGCGTATTAACCGACTTCATGAAGGAGCATTGGAAGTCCTGCTGACCGGAAATCCGGTGATTATTCATGAAAACAGCAAGAACCATTGGAAGGGAGCCGAGCCGGGAATTAACCTGCCCATTATGTTTCAAGAACGTATTATCGGCGTCATTGGCATTACCGGCAAACCGGAAGAAATCGCGGAATTCGGCGAGCTTGTCAAAATGATTACCGAAATGATGATTAGCCAATCTTTTTTAACCTCACAATCGGAATGGAAACAGCGGGTAAAAGAACTAATTTTTGAAGAGCTAACCGCCATGCAGCTAAAGCAGGAATCGATCGAACAACGACTGGCTTTGCTCAATATACGTCTTGGCCCTCCTTTTCAGGTGGCTTTGGTGGAATTAGAAAACAATACGCTCACAAATCAGGAACTCATCGAACGAATAGAAGAAACCCTACATAACCCACACATGCTTACCGGGTATGTAAATGGTAACCGCTTGTTTATTCTGGCCTCTCACCTGACAGAAAAGGCATTTATACAAAAGCTGCAGCGCATGCAATCCATGCTGCGCTATATCACCATCCCTTTTCGTATCGGACTTGGTACGATGAAAACGGCACAGGAGCACATCCGGCTCTCCCTGCAGGAAGCCAAATGGGCTCTGCTGCTGGGTAAAAGAGAACAGGATTTGATTCAATATACGGAGATTGAGACAAAGGCTTTAATTAACCAAATTGATGAACAGGCGAAGCAGGATTACATCGAACGAATCGCAGGCAGTCTCTCGGATCGAATGCTTGAAACGCTGGATGTTTTTTTCGAATGCAACCTGCATATTGGTGAAGCAGCCAAAAAGCTGTATATTCATCGCAACACGCTTATTTACCGGTTAAAAAAAATCAAACAGGAAACAGGGCTGAATCCGCAGGTATTTCAGGATGGGGTTTCTTTACAGCTGGCCGTCTGGATTTGTCAGTTGAACAAAAGAGGCATTCAAAAAAATTTTTTTCCTCTGTACGATCGTGCAGAAAAAACAGAGTAA